The Oryza glaberrima chromosome 5, OglaRS2, whole genome shotgun sequence DNA segment AGTAGGTGAAAAAAAACGATGCGCGTGGAACAGTGAGCAAAAACGAATCTTCccttcaaacaaaaaaaaaaaaggatcattaCAAAACTTTAAAGAGAATCTGAGAATACAATGGCTGAAGAAACCCACGCGCACGGCCGCACCCTCGAGCGAAGCCCCCCGTTTCTGTCCCACCCCGACTCCGCCTTCGCCTCGGCGTCGCGCGCGCGATATAAATTCCGCGCCCGATTAACCGCATCCCACACCAAACACCACAATCTCAGTATCGGAATCATCTCACACTCTCCTCTAAATCCTCCCAATAAATCGATCCATCGAAACAGTTCGCTCtcgattgatttgatttgatttgttgtCTGCTCGTCTGCTGCGAAGATCAATGGAGGCCGCCACGGCTGTCGCTGCTCCGATTCCGGCGGCGGATGCTGCCGCCAAGGCGCTGGAGAAGAAGCTCCTTGACCTGGAGTTGCCGCCGttcccggcgccggcgaagaagGCCGCCGCCAAGGTGGTCGCTGCTGCTCCCAAGAagaagctcgccggcggcgccggcgggtacGTCCTCGAGGACGTGCCCCACCTCACCGACTACCTCCCCaacctcccctccttccccaaCCCCCTCCAGAACCACCCCGCCTACTCCGTCGTCAAGTAAGCGAgcctcccctcttcttcttctccgactccggcgatcttttttcccttttcggATTATTCCAGGTTTGTAACTGTTCGATCGTTTTGCAGGCAGTACTTCGTGAACGCCGACGACACGGTGGCGAAGAAGATCGTGGTGCACAAGGGGAGCGCGCGGGGGACGCACTTCCGGCGAGCCGGGCCGCGGCAGCGGGTGTTCTTCCAGCCCGACGAGGTGTCGGCGGCTATCGTCACCTGCGGCGGGCTGTGCCCGGGCTTGAACACCGTCATCCGCGAGCTCGTCTGCGGCCTCCACGACATGTACGGCGTGACGAGCGTGGTGGGCATCGAGGGCGGGTACCGCGGGTTCTACGCGCGCAACACGGTGGAGCTCACCCCGCGCTCCGTCAACGGCATCCACAAGCGCGGCGGCACGGTGCTCGGCACGTCGCGCGGCGGCCAGGACACGGGCAAGATCGTCGACAGCATCCAGGACCGTGGCATCAACCAGGTGTACatcatcggcggcgacggcacgcAGAAGGGCGCGGCGACGATCCACGCCGAGGTGCAGCGGCGCGGGCTCAAGTGCGCGGTGGTCGGCGTCCCCAAGACGATCGACAACGACATCGCCGTGATCGACCGCTCGTTCGGGTTCGACACCGCCGTGGAGGAGGCCCAGCGCGCCATCAACGCCGCCCACGTCGAGGCCGAGAGCGCCGAgaacggcgtcggcgtcgtcaaGCTCATGGGGCGGAACAGCGGCTTCATCGCCATGTACGCCACGCTCGCCAGCCGCGACGTCGACCTGTGCCTCATCCCGGAGTCCCCCTTCTACCTCGAAGGCAAGGGCGGCCTCCTCGAGTTCGCCGAGAAGCGGCTGCGCGAGAACGGCCACATGGtgatcgtcgtcgccgagggcGCCGGCCAGGACGTGATCGCCAGGAGCATGCGCCTCGCCGACGCGCACGACGCGTCGGGCAACAAGGTGCTCCTCGACGTCGGCCTCTGGCTGTGCGCCAAGATCAAGGATCACTTCAAGAAGAAGGCGAATTTCCCCATCACGCTCAAGTACATCGACCCCACGTACATGATCCGCGCCGTGCCGTCCAACGCCTCCGACAACGTCTACTGCTCGCTGCTCGCCCACAGCGCCATCCATGGCGCCATGGCCGGGTACACCGGCTTCACCGTCGCACCCGTCAATGGCCGCCACGCCTACATCCCCTTCTACGTAAgcttcgtctcctcctcctccattaaTTCTTCTTTCGCCATGAATTCGAGCTGATTGAGATTGGGGAAATTTTTGCTGCAGAGGATCACGGAGAAGCAGAACAAGGTGGTCATCACGGACAGGATGTGGGCGAGGGTGCTCTGCTCGACGAACCAGCCGTGCTTCCTCAGCACGGAGGACGTCGAGAAGGCAGGGCAGGACGACGAGGAGCCGATCGTGCCGCTCGTCGAGGGCGAGAACTCGCTCGTcaaggcgccgccgctgctggccaacgccggcgatggcgccgccCTCTGCAACGGCGCCGCCTGAAGCTTGAAGTAGCTACACGAAGAAGACGATCACACGGCCATGTTTGGTAGTGCGAAATTCACAGAAATGTTTATGTAATTgtaggatattttttttctttagattcTTTTTGCTCATTCATTTTTCGGCTTGCCGGTATAGAGGAAGTATTGACAAAATGAGAataattgaaagtttatgtgacaattgtttgcaaaaattttgtttgtttatttagAGGTATGTATTCCCGAAATTTGCATCCATAACAAGTCAAGTCCAAGATTTTACATAACCTTTAATTATCAAATCAACATAAGTGTGGTGATGAAGTCGTGCTGCATGATTTCACACCTAACGTTTAAATCATGATGACCATACGAATTCAGTGATGTCATTTAAGA contains these protein-coding regions:
- the LOC127773015 gene encoding ATP-dependent 6-phosphofructokinase 6-like, which produces MEAATAVAAPIPAADAAAKALEKKLLDLELPPFPAPAKKAAAKVVAAAPKKKLAGGAGGYVLEDVPHLTDYLPNLPSFPNPLQNHPAYSVVKQYFVNADDTVAKKIVVHKGSARGTHFRRAGPRQRVFFQPDEVSAAIVTCGGLCPGLNTVIRELVCGLHDMYGVTSVVGIEGGYRGFYARNTVELTPRSVNGIHKRGGTVLGTSRGGQDTGKIVDSIQDRGINQVYIIGGDGTQKGAATIHAEVQRRGLKCAVVGVPKTIDNDIAVIDRSFGFDTAVEEAQRAINAAHVEAESAENGVGVVKLMGRNSGFIAMYATLASRDVDLCLIPESPFYLEGKGGLLEFAEKRLRENGHMVIVVAEGAGQDVIARSMRLADAHDASGNKVLLDVGLWLCAKIKDHFKKKANFPITLKYIDPTYMIRAVPSNASDNVYCSLLAHSAIHGAMAGYTGFTVAPVNGRHAYIPFYRITEKQNKVVITDRMWARVLCSTNQPCFLSTEDVEKAGQDDEEPIVPLVEGENSLVKAPPLLANAGDGAALCNGAA